From Pseudomonas hefeiensis, one genomic window encodes:
- a CDS encoding haloacid dehalogenase-like hydrolase → MKLVPHLLVVALGLGLVGQALATELKHWPAQQAKALDAMIAANANKGNYAVFDMDNTSYRYDLEESLLPFMENKGLITRETLDPSLKLIPFKDTAEHKESLFSYYYRLCEVDDMVCYPWVAQVFSGFTLKELKGYVDELMASGKPVPTTYYDGDKVVNYNVNPPKIFTGQVELYNKLMENGIEVYVMTAASEELVRMVAADPKYGYNLKPQNIIGVTTLLKDRKTGELTTARKQITNGKYDEKANLSLEYTPYLWTPATWMAGKHAAILTYIDEWKKPVLVAGDTPSSDGYMLFHDVNVAKGGIHLWVNRKDKYMDQINGMMAKHAAAQAKEGLPVTADKNWVIVKPEDIQ, encoded by the coding sequence ATGAAGCTTGTACCTCACCTTCTCGTTGTCGCCTTGGGCCTGGGCCTCGTTGGCCAGGCGCTCGCCACTGAGCTCAAGCACTGGCCTGCGCAACAGGCCAAGGCGCTGGACGCGATGATTGCGGCCAACGCCAACAAGGGTAACTACGCGGTGTTCGACATGGACAACACCAGTTACCGCTACGACCTGGAGGAGTCGTTACTGCCGTTCATGGAGAACAAGGGCCTCATCACCCGTGAAACCCTCGACCCGTCCTTGAAGCTGATACCGTTCAAAGACACGGCCGAACACAAGGAAAGCCTGTTCAGCTACTACTACCGTTTGTGCGAAGTGGACGACATGGTCTGCTACCCCTGGGTCGCCCAGGTGTTTTCCGGCTTTACCCTCAAGGAACTCAAAGGCTACGTCGACGAATTGATGGCTTCTGGCAAGCCGGTCCCGACCACGTATTACGACGGCGACAAGGTGGTCAACTACAACGTCAACCCGCCGAAGATTTTCACCGGTCAGGTCGAGCTCTACAACAAACTGATGGAAAACGGCATCGAGGTCTATGTCATGACCGCGGCTTCGGAAGAACTGGTGCGCATGGTCGCCGCTGATCCGAAGTACGGCTACAACCTCAAGCCGCAGAACATCATCGGCGTGACCACGCTGCTCAAGGATCGCAAGACCGGCGAGCTGACCACCGCCCGCAAGCAGATCACCAATGGAAAATATGACGAGAAGGCCAACCTGAGCCTTGAGTACACACCGTATCTGTGGACTCCGGCGACCTGGATGGCTGGCAAGCACGCGGCAATCCTGACCTACATCGACGAATGGAAAAAACCGGTGCTTGTGGCCGGCGACACCCCCAGCAGCGACGGCTACATGCTGTTCCACGATGTGAACGTGGCCAAGGGTGGCATTCACCTGTGGGTCAACCGCAAGGACAAGTACATGGACCAGATCAACGGCATGATGGCCAAGCACGCCGCAGCCCAGGCCAAGGAAGGGCTGCCGGTGACGGCGGACAAGAACTGGGTGATCGTCAAGCCGGAAGATATCCAGTAA
- a CDS encoding MFS transporter, producing the protein MADTQYLATRKTATVGLLLMLTMLGVFPIDVVLPSFPALSEHFERPSPDIALSVSLFAVGIALSQLLVGPLSDAMGRKNLLLIGIIVSAFGAIGCVLANDYWFFLLFRVIQAVGCGCFVLSQALIQDLFTGQEQQRLRIFLVTCGGIFISVSPLAGTGLQSWMGWRGSFLVFIALAVSVFLSASLLLKPLPADSQPRRPDFIASYRKVCSDFNFMAYWLTSALAFSCHFSFIVISPLVFIDQLQLSAKAFSLTLLGYGLAYIGGGALATVLSNRIDPQTQILTGLCLILTAGVLMLGLSSHLGLSVTTLLLPMIVCTAGTTIARAAAHTRAMNIFPEQAGTSASAGSVLIFIIGGLTSAALSLTPLDLQTTLALCLILLSFLGLGLNGLLRHRHRALATG; encoded by the coding sequence ATGGCTGACACTCAATATCTCGCCACACGCAAAACGGCCACTGTCGGCTTATTGCTGATGCTGACCATGCTCGGCGTATTCCCCATCGATGTGGTGCTGCCTTCGTTTCCGGCACTGTCCGAACACTTTGAGCGTCCATCGCCCGATATCGCCCTGTCTGTCAGTCTGTTCGCGGTGGGTATCGCCCTGTCGCAATTGTTGGTCGGCCCGCTTTCCGACGCCATGGGGCGAAAAAACCTGTTGTTGATCGGGATCATCGTCTCCGCCTTCGGTGCAATCGGGTGCGTACTCGCCAACGACTACTGGTTCTTCCTGCTTTTCCGGGTCATCCAAGCCGTGGGATGTGGTTGTTTCGTGCTCTCTCAGGCATTGATCCAGGACCTGTTTACAGGCCAGGAGCAGCAGCGATTACGGATTTTCCTGGTCACCTGCGGCGGCATTTTCATTTCCGTTTCACCCTTGGCCGGCACCGGGCTGCAAAGCTGGATGGGCTGGCGCGGCAGCTTCCTGGTATTCATTGCCCTGGCTGTCAGTGTGTTTTTGAGTGCCAGTCTCCTACTCAAGCCTTTACCAGCGGATAGCCAACCCAGGCGCCCGGACTTCATTGCGTCCTACCGGAAGGTATGCAGTGACTTCAACTTCATGGCGTACTGGCTGACGTCAGCTTTGGCTTTTTCCTGCCATTTTTCTTTCATCGTCATCTCACCGCTGGTTTTCATCGACCAACTGCAACTGTCGGCCAAGGCTTTTTCGCTGACGTTGCTGGGCTACGGGCTGGCCTATATCGGCGGTGGAGCGCTCGCGACCGTGCTGAGCAACCGGATCGACCCACAGACGCAAATCCTCACGGGGCTGTGCCTGATCCTGACGGCGGGTGTATTGATGCTTGGGCTCTCCAGCCACCTCGGCTTGTCGGTCACTACCCTGTTGCTGCCCATGATCGTGTGCACCGCCGGAACGACCATTGCCCGTGCAGCCGCCCACACCCGGGCGATGAATATCTTCCCCGAGCAAGCCGGTACATCGGCCTCGGCCGGCAGCGTGCTGATCTTCATTATCGGCGGTTTGACCAGTGCTGCGCTCAGCCTCACTCCGCTGGACCTGCAAACCACCCTGGCCCTATGCCTGATACTGCTCAGCTTCCTGGGGCTGGGGCTCAATGGTCTACTTCGGCATCGCCACAGGGCGCTGGCGACGGGTTGA
- a CDS encoding class I SAM-dependent rRNA methyltransferase, with protein sequence MSLPSLRLKANADRRLRAGHLWVYSNEIDVAATPLHGFKAGDQAILEAAGGKPLGIVAMSPNNLICARLLSRDVKLPLDKSLLVHRLNVALSLRERLFDKPFYRLVYGDSDLLPGLVVDRFGDILVVQIASATMEAHKEDVIAALTQVLKPSGILFKNDSAARDAEGLNRYVETVFGLVPEWVALEENGVKFEAPVMAGQKTGWFYDHRMNRARLAPYAKGKRVLDLFSYIGGWGVQAAAFGASEVFCVDASAFALDGVERNAALNGFAEKLTCIEGDVFEALKELKASEERFDVIVADPPAFIKRKKDLKNGEGAYRRLNEQAMRLLSKDGILVSASCSMHLPEDDLQNILLTSARHLDRNIQLLERGGQGPDHPVHPAIAETRYIKSITCRLLPNS encoded by the coding sequence ATGTCCCTGCCCAGCCTGCGCCTCAAAGCCAACGCCGACCGTCGCCTGCGCGCCGGCCACCTGTGGGTCTACAGCAACGAAATCGATGTAGCCGCCACCCCGCTGCACGGCTTCAAGGCCGGCGACCAGGCCATCCTCGAAGCCGCTGGCGGCAAGCCGTTGGGCATCGTCGCGATGAGCCCCAACAACCTGATCTGCGCCCGCCTGCTGTCCCGTGACGTGAAACTGCCATTGGACAAATCCCTGCTGGTGCATCGTCTCAACGTGGCGTTGTCGTTGCGCGAACGTCTGTTCGACAAGCCGTTCTATCGCCTGGTCTATGGCGATTCCGACCTGTTGCCTGGCTTGGTGGTCGACCGGTTCGGCGACATTCTGGTGGTGCAGATCGCCTCCGCCACCATGGAAGCCCATAAAGAAGATGTGATCGCCGCCCTGACCCAGGTCCTCAAGCCCAGCGGCATCCTGTTCAAGAACGACTCCGCCGCCCGCGACGCCGAAGGCCTGAACCGCTACGTCGAGACGGTGTTCGGCCTCGTACCGGAGTGGGTCGCCCTGGAAGAGAACGGCGTGAAGTTCGAAGCACCGGTCATGGCAGGCCAGAAAACCGGCTGGTTCTACGACCACCGCATGAACCGCGCACGCCTGGCACCATACGCCAAGGGCAAGCGCGTCCTGGACCTGTTCAGCTACATCGGCGGCTGGGGCGTACAAGCCGCGGCGTTCGGTGCCAGCGAAGTATTCTGCGTCGACGCCTCGGCCTTCGCCCTCGATGGCGTAGAGCGCAACGCGGCGTTGAATGGCTTTGCCGAAAAGCTGACCTGCATTGAAGGCGACGTGTTCGAAGCTTTAAAAGAACTCAAGGCCAGCGAAGAACGTTTCGATGTCATCGTTGCCGACCCGCCAGCGTTCATCAAGCGCAAGAAAGACCTGAAAAACGGTGAAGGCGCCTATCGCCGCCTCAACGAACAAGCCATGCGCCTGCTCAGCAAGGACGGCATCCTGGTCAGCGCTTCGTGCTCGATGCACTTGCCCGAAGACGACCTGCAGAACATCCTGCTGACCAGCGCCCGGCACCTGGATCGCAACATCCAACTGCTCGAACGCGGCGGCCAGGGACCGGACCACCCGGTACACCCCGCCATCGCCGAAACCCGCTACATCAAGAGCATCACCTGCCGGTTGTTGCCCAACAGCTGA
- the coaD gene encoding pantetheine-phosphate adenylyltransferase, which translates to MNRVLYPGTFDPITKGHGDLVERASRLFDHVIIAVAASPKKNPLFPLEQRVELAREVTKHLPNVEVVGFSTLLAHFAKEKNANVFLRGLRAVSDFEYEFQLANMNRQLAPDVESLFLTPSERYSFISSTLVREIAALGGDITKFVHPAVADALTLRFKK; encoded by the coding sequence ATGAACCGAGTGTTGTACCCAGGTACCTTCGACCCTATTACCAAGGGCCATGGCGATCTGGTCGAACGCGCCTCGCGCCTGTTCGACCATGTGATCATTGCCGTCGCCGCCAGCCCGAAGAAAAACCCGCTGTTCCCGCTGGAGCAACGTGTGGAGCTGGCCCGCGAGGTCACCAAACATCTGCCCAACGTGGAAGTGGTCGGCTTCTCGACGCTGCTGGCGCACTTTGCCAAGGAAAAGAACGCCAATGTGTTCCTGCGTGGCCTGCGTGCGGTCTCGGACTTCGAATACGAGTTCCAACTGGCCAACATGAACCGCCAGTTGGCGCCGGACGTCGAAAGCCTGTTCCTGACGCCATCGGAGCGCTACTCCTTCATTTCCTCGACCCTGGTGCGGGAAATTGCAGCGCTGGGCGGCGATATCACCAAGTTCGTCCACCCGGCAGTGGCCGATGCGTTGACCCTGCGCTTCAAGAAATAA
- the ilvD gene encoding dihydroxy-acid dehydratase, which yields MPDYRSKTSTHGRNMAGARALWRATGMKDDDFKKPIIAIANSFTQFVPGHVHLKDLGQLVAREIERVGGVAKEFNTIAVDDGIAMGHDGMLYSLPSREIIADSVEYMVNAHCADAIVCISNCDKITPGMLMAALRLNIPVIFVSGGPMEAGKTKLASHGLDLVDAMVIAADSSASDEKVAEYERSACPTCGSCSGMFTANSMNCLTEALGLALPGNGSTLATHSDREQLFLQAGRTIVELCKRYYGENDESVLPRNIANFKAFENAMTLDIAMGGSTNTILHLLAAAQEAEIDFDLRDIDRLSRHVPQLCKVAPNIQKYHMEDVHRAGGIFSILGSLARGGLLHTDLPTVHSKTMAEAIAKWDITQTTDEAVHHFFKAGPAGIPTQTAFSQSTRWETLDDDRENGCIRSVEHAYSKEGGLAVLYGNIALDGCVVKTAGVDESIHVFEGNAKIFESQDSAVRGILADEVKAGDIVIIRYEGPKGGPGMQEMLYPTSYLKSKGLGKDCALLTDGRFSGGTSGLSIGHASPEAAAGGAIGLVRDGDKVLIDIPNRSINLLISDEELAGRRVEQDNKGWKPVEVRPRKVTTALKAYALLATSADKGAVRNKAMLDGL from the coding sequence ATGCCTGATTACCGCTCGAAAACATCCACACATGGCCGCAACATGGCCGGCGCCCGTGCATTGTGGCGCGCCACGGGGATGAAGGATGACGACTTCAAAAAGCCGATCATCGCCATTGCCAACTCCTTCACCCAGTTCGTGCCAGGCCATGTCCATCTCAAGGACCTGGGCCAACTGGTTGCCCGGGAGATCGAACGCGTTGGCGGTGTAGCCAAAGAGTTCAACACCATTGCCGTGGATGACGGTATCGCCATGGGCCACGACGGCATGCTTTATTCGTTGCCCAGTCGCGAGATCATCGCCGACTCGGTCGAATACATGGTCAATGCCCATTGCGCCGATGCCATCGTGTGCATTTCCAACTGCGACAAGATCACCCCCGGCATGCTTATGGCGGCCTTACGCCTGAACATCCCGGTGATCTTCGTTTCCGGCGGCCCGATGGAAGCCGGCAAGACCAAGCTCGCCAGCCATGGCCTTGACCTGGTGGACGCCATGGTGATCGCCGCCGACTCCAGCGCGTCTGACGAGAAAGTCGCGGAGTACGAGCGCAGCGCCTGCCCGACCTGCGGTTCGTGCTCCGGCATGTTCACCGCCAACTCGATGAACTGCCTGACCGAAGCCCTGGGCCTGGCCCTGCCGGGCAACGGTTCAACCCTCGCCACCCACAGCGATCGCGAACAGCTGTTCCTGCAGGCCGGCCGGACCATCGTCGAGCTCTGCAAGCGTTACTACGGTGAGAACGACGAGTCGGTGCTGCCGCGCAACATCGCCAACTTCAAGGCGTTCGAAAACGCCATGACCCTGGACATCGCCATGGGCGGTTCCACCAACACCATCCTGCATTTGCTGGCCGCCGCCCAGGAAGCCGAGATCGATTTCGACCTGCGCGACATCGACCGCCTGTCCCGTCACGTGCCGCAGTTGTGCAAGGTCGCGCCGAACATCCAGAAGTACCACATGGAAGACGTGCACCGCGCCGGCGGGATCTTCAGCATCCTCGGCTCCCTGGCCCGTGGTGGCCTGCTGCACACCGACCTGCCGACCGTACACAGCAAAACCATGGCTGAGGCCATCGCCAAGTGGGACATCACCCAGACCACCGACGAAGCCGTGCATCATTTCTTCAAGGCCGGCCCGGCAGGCATTCCGACGCAAACGGCGTTCAGCCAATCGACTCGCTGGGAAACCCTGGACGATGACCGTGAAAACGGCTGCATCCGCAGCGTCGAGCATGCGTACTCCAAAGAAGGTGGCCTGGCCGTGCTGTACGGCAACATCGCGCTGGATGGCTGCGTGGTGAAAACCGCCGGCGTCGACGAATCGATCCATGTGTTCGAAGGCAACGCCAAGATTTTCGAAAGCCAGGACAGCGCGGTGCGCGGGATCCTCGCCGACGAAGTGAAGGCCGGCGATATCGTGATCATCCGCTACGAAGGGCCAAAAGGCGGTCCGGGCATGCAGGAAATGCTTTACCCCACGTCCTACCTGAAGTCCAAAGGCCTGGGCAAAGACTGCGCCCTGCTGACCGACGGCCGTTTCTCCGGCGGCACCTCGGGCCTGTCCATCGGCCATGCCTCACCGGAAGCCGCCGCTGGCGGTGCCATCGGCCTGGTGCGCGACGGCGACAAAGTCCTGATCGACATTCCGAATCGCTCGATCAACCTGCTGATCAGCGATGAAGAGCTGGCCGGACGCCGTGTTGAACAGGACAACAAAGGCTGGAAGCCGGTGGAAGTGCGTCCGCGCAAAGTCACCACCGCCCTCAAGGCCTATGCCCTGCTCGCCACCAGCGCCGACAAGGGCGCGGTGCGTAACAAGGCGATGCTCGACGGGTTGTAA
- a CDS encoding HDOD domain-containing protein, with translation MPPQPQIMVDLQMEQYMPDPDLETIAKLISQDPGLSGALLKIVNSPYYGLRNKITSIQRAVNLLGSRSIINLINAQSIKGELHDDAIVTLNRFWDTAQDVAMTCLTLAKRVGLENGDEAYALGLFHDCGVPLMLKQFPNYMSVLEQAYANASAECRVVDTENRVFNTNHAVVGYYTSKSWRLPDHVSQAIANHHNALAIFSDETSRNNSQLKNLLAILKMSENICASHRVLGNQPVDHEWSCVGALVLDYIGLSEYDFQTQKQEIRDLATR, from the coding sequence GTGCCGCCCCAGCCGCAGATCATGGTGGATCTGCAGATGGAGCAGTACATGCCTGATCCGGACCTGGAGACCATTGCCAAGCTGATCTCCCAGGACCCGGGCCTCTCGGGTGCCTTGCTCAAGATCGTCAATTCGCCGTACTACGGCCTGCGCAATAAGATCACTTCGATTCAGCGCGCGGTGAACCTGCTGGGCAGCCGTTCGATCATCAACCTGATCAACGCGCAGTCGATCAAGGGCGAGTTGCACGATGATGCCATCGTCACCCTGAATCGTTTCTGGGATACGGCCCAGGACGTGGCGATGACCTGCCTGACCCTGGCCAAGCGCGTCGGCCTGGAAAATGGTGATGAAGCCTACGCTTTGGGGCTGTTCCATGATTGCGGCGTGCCGTTGATGCTCAAGCAGTTCCCCAATTACATGAGTGTGCTGGAGCAGGCCTACGCAAATGCCAGCGCCGAGTGCCGGGTGGTGGACACCGAGAACCGCGTATTCAATACCAACCATGCGGTGGTCGGGTATTACACTTCCAAATCCTGGCGCCTGCCGGACCATGTCAGCCAGGCCATCGCCAACCACCACAACGCCCTGGCGATTTTCAGCGATGAGACGTCACGCAACAACAGTCAGCTGAAAAACCTGCTGGCGATCCTGAAAATGTCTGAAAACATCTGCGCATCGCACCGGGTCCTGGGCAATCAGCCGGTAGACCATGAGTGGTCGTGTGTCGGCGCTCTGGTGCTCGATTACATCGGTTTGTCGGAATACGATTTCCAGACCCAGAAACAGGAAATTCGCGACCTCGCCACTCGCTAG
- a CDS encoding diiron oxygenase — MTGPTFTQMPRYTLGDWDNKAAVRVRKNNYRLPDDLEHQLASRDWFAPAFMPYIEHPLIDKAGRATAQRLAANHLVHFLDYTTLLEHRVVNRAVETIVHGELAVPIPCQMKTAGLQLYTDEGYHALFSNEVAEQIAALYDIRDRPLPRRIGRLLGVIDATTPPDHPLAWFLLGFVSETIIAKELLSITRETLVSTVYQMLRNHLEDEARHSRYFSEVFQYLWSALAPDQRALAARLLLDVVGLYFEPDTPWLMHSLASVGFDEQDSLKIVANLLQPDAHARRVRSGAVSTFAAMQQAGFFDDALNRQMFFQAGFIDG; from the coding sequence ATGACCGGCCCGACCTTTACTCAGATGCCTCGCTACACCTTGGGCGACTGGGATAACAAAGCTGCGGTGCGTGTGCGGAAAAACAATTACCGCCTCCCCGACGATCTGGAGCATCAACTCGCCAGTCGGGACTGGTTTGCGCCAGCCTTCATGCCCTATATCGAACATCCGCTGATCGATAAGGCGGGGCGCGCCACTGCCCAACGCCTGGCGGCCAACCACCTGGTGCATTTCCTCGACTACACCACCTTGCTCGAACACCGAGTGGTCAATCGCGCGGTGGAAACCATTGTCCATGGCGAACTGGCCGTACCGATCCCCTGCCAGATGAAAACCGCCGGCCTGCAGCTCTACACCGACGAGGGTTATCACGCACTGTTTTCCAATGAAGTGGCCGAACAGATCGCCGCCCTGTACGACATCCGCGACCGGCCGCTCCCCAGGCGCATCGGCCGACTGTTGGGCGTGATCGACGCCACAACCCCCCCGGATCACCCCCTGGCGTGGTTTCTGCTGGGGTTCGTCTCCGAAACGATCATCGCCAAGGAGCTGCTGTCCATCACCCGCGAGACCCTGGTCTCCACGGTTTACCAGATGCTCAGAAATCATCTCGAGGACGAGGCGCGCCATAGTCGCTATTTCAGCGAGGTGTTCCAGTACCTGTGGTCCGCCTTGGCCCCTGACCAGCGTGCCCTGGCCGCAAGGCTGCTGCTGGACGTCGTCGGCCTTTACTTCGAGCCCGACACCCCCTGGTTGATGCATAGCCTCGCCAGTGTCGGCTTCGACGAACAGGACTCTTTGAAGATCGTTGCAAACCTCCTGCAACCGGACGCTCACGCCCGACGAGTGCGCTCGGGGGCGGTATCGACTTTCGCGGCCATGCAGCAGGCAGGTTTCTTCGATGACGCCCTCAATCGGCAGATGTTCTTCCAGGCGGGGTTTATCGATGGCTGA
- the mutM gene encoding bifunctional DNA-formamidopyrimidine glycosylase/DNA-(apurinic or apyrimidinic site) lyase, protein MPELPEVETTRRGIAPHLEGQRVSRVVVRDRRLRWPIPEDLDVRLSGQRIVQVDRRAKYLLINAEVGTLISHLGMSGNLRLVEIGMPAAKHEHVDIELESGLALRYTDPRRFGAMLWSLDPLNHELLIRLGPEPLTDLFDGERLFQLSRGRSMAVKPFIMDNAVVVGVGNIYATEALFAAGIDPRREAGGISRARYLKLAIEIKRILAHAIERGGTTLRDFIGGDGQPGYFQQELFVYGRGGESCKVCGTGLREIRLGQRASVWCPRCQS, encoded by the coding sequence ATGCCAGAACTGCCGGAAGTCGAAACCACTCGCCGCGGAATTGCGCCACACCTGGAAGGGCAGCGTGTCAGCCGCGTGGTCGTGCGCGATCGACGATTGCGCTGGCCGATTCCCGAAGACCTTGACGTGCGACTGTCAGGGCAGCGGATCGTGCAGGTGGACCGGCGAGCCAAGTACTTGCTGATCAACGCCGAAGTCGGCACCTTGATCAGCCACTTGGGCATGTCCGGCAACCTGCGGCTGGTGGAAATCGGCATGCCCGCCGCCAAACATGAGCATGTGGACATCGAGCTGGAATCCGGCCTGGCCTTGCGCTACACCGACCCGCGCCGCTTCGGGGCGATGCTCTGGAGCCTCGACCCGCTCAACCACGAACTGCTGATTCGCCTCGGGCCGGAACCGTTGACCGATCTATTCGATGGCGAGCGTCTGTTCCAGCTCTCGCGAGGGCGTTCCATGGCGGTCAAGCCGTTCATCATGGATAACGCCGTGGTGGTGGGGGTGGGCAATATCTATGCGACCGAAGCGTTGTTCGCCGCCGGGATCGACCCGCGTCGGGAGGCCGGAGGCATTTCCCGGGCGCGCTACCTGAAACTGGCGATCGAGATCAAACGCATCCTTGCCCATGCCATCGAGCGCGGCGGTACAACGCTACGTGATTTCATCGGGGGAGACGGCCAGCCGGGTTACTTCCAGCAGGAACTGTTCGTGTATGGCCGGGGTGGCGAGTCATGTAAGGTCTGCGGCACGGGGCTGCGGGAAATCCGCCTGGGCCAGCGCGCCAGCGTCTGGTGCCCGCGCTGCCAGAGCTGA
- a CDS encoding multidrug transporter yields the protein MNLLRPVVLALLLCIGLPAQANSGSGDPRYTIQNPPAYAMIGDLLIARPLLLAATVIGAGAFVVSLPFTALGGGVGDAGKALVVDPAKATFVRCLGCVGEGFEQE from the coding sequence ATGAATCTGCTTCGACCTGTCGTTCTCGCGCTGCTGTTGTGTATCGGTTTGCCTGCCCAGGCGAACAGCGGCAGCGGCGACCCGCGCTACACCATCCAGAATCCGCCTGCCTACGCCATGATCGGCGACCTGCTGATCGCCCGCCCATTGCTGCTCGCCGCCACCGTGATCGGTGCCGGGGCATTTGTGGTGTCGTTACCCTTCACTGCATTGGGCGGTGGCGTCGGTGACGCGGGGAAGGCGTTGGTGGTGGATCCGGCGAAGGCGACGTTTGTGCGGTGCCTGGGGTGTGTTGGCGAGGGGTTTGAGCAGGAGTGA
- a CDS encoding SagB family peptide dehydrogenase encodes MHINPCVFILARPPHQIVWNYEHHTQFELDLHYSIRLAQLIDDPSHFDTCNPIDIELLNAGILTAEPQKALEWGWDELSRIFHIGTKNIPCESVPQSANEWATLYLQHCNEVLSSPPPARRLKPCPVDRITLPSSSLVDIEDVSLGQALVSRSTSRSFSEQPISIEQVSTLLYLTLGYLKERPFVHETGHPETLGARRSSPSGGGLNTCEGYLYVRHVCGLEPGVYAYHPDEHALSLVQPLPDAPLGQLLSGQHFIDPLPFGLFITSRFDKLWWKYEHSRAYRMAFVETGHVSQTFLMVATALGLKTWLTGALSDRQVERLLDLEDTPEQPLFFVGCGHGDGQVHCQELMALVNGQDSAS; translated from the coding sequence ATGCATATAAATCCGTGCGTTTTCATACTTGCGCGCCCGCCGCATCAGATTGTATGGAACTATGAACATCACACTCAATTCGAGCTTGATCTTCATTATTCAATTCGACTGGCACAACTGATTGACGACCCTTCACACTTCGACACTTGCAACCCCATCGATATCGAACTCCTGAATGCCGGGATATTGACAGCAGAACCCCAAAAAGCCCTCGAATGGGGGTGGGACGAGTTATCCAGAATATTTCATATCGGCACAAAGAATATTCCTTGCGAAAGTGTTCCCCAAAGCGCCAATGAATGGGCAACCCTGTATCTGCAGCATTGCAACGAGGTTCTATCATCACCGCCGCCGGCTCGCCGCCTAAAACCGTGCCCGGTCGACCGGATTACCCTGCCTTCCTCCTCCCTGGTCGACATCGAGGACGTTTCGCTGGGACAGGCGCTTGTCAGTCGAAGCACCTCTCGCTCATTCAGCGAACAACCCATTTCAATCGAGCAAGTCAGCACCCTCCTGTACCTGACCCTGGGCTACCTGAAAGAGCGCCCTTTCGTCCATGAGACCGGCCATCCCGAAACACTGGGCGCACGGCGCAGCAGCCCCTCGGGCGGCGGCCTGAATACCTGCGAAGGTTATCTATACGTGCGCCACGTCTGCGGCCTGGAGCCGGGTGTCTACGCCTACCACCCGGACGAGCATGCCCTGAGCCTCGTGCAGCCGCTACCGGATGCCCCCCTGGGCCAACTGCTAAGCGGTCAGCACTTCATTGATCCGTTGCCATTCGGGCTGTTCATCACTTCGCGCTTCGACAAGCTCTGGTGGAAGTACGAACACTCCCGTGCCTATCGAATGGCTTTTGTCGAAACGGGCCACGTGTCCCAGACCTTTTTGATGGTGGCCACTGCGCTGGGCCTCAAGACCTGGCTGACCGGGGCATTGAGCGACCGTCAGGTGGAGCGGCTGCTTGACCTTGAAGACACTCCCGAACAGCCGTTGTTTTTTGTCGGCTGCGGTCATGGCGACGGGCAGGTCCACTGCCAGGAACTGATGGCGCTGGTCAATGGCCAGGACTCTGCATCATGA
- a CDS encoding YfhL family 4Fe-4S dicluster ferredoxin, translating to MSLIITDDCINCDVCEPECPNEAISQGEEIYVIDPNLCTQCVGHYDEPQCQQVCPVDCIPLDEAHPETEEQLMAKYRKITGKV from the coding sequence ATGTCCCTGATCATCACCGACGACTGCATCAATTGCGACGTCTGCGAACCCGAGTGCCCAAACGAGGCCATTTCCCAAGGCGAAGAGATCTACGTCATCGACCCGAACCTGTGCACCCAGTGCGTCGGCCACTACGACGAGCCCCAGTGCCAGCAGGTCTGCCCGGTGGATTGCATTCCGCTGGACGAGGCCCATCCGGAAACGGAAGAACAGTTGATGGCGAAATATCGCAAGATTACTGGCAAGGTTTGA